The genomic stretch CTTacattcaaatttgagattttggtatgagcctgcagactttgacaattgaaagtgtaggtacactgtcaaaactttttgaaaactaaaatgttgactatatagctaacttcaggtgtcggtttttcgtgacgctTTGCGCGTGCATCGTAAATATTTACCCTCATCATTTTTCCTTAACGCGCCagaagcataacttcaaaaaatcgTTTTGTTTGCAGGGTCTCCGGCCCTACAGTGCTGCCGCAGCTCGCGGCGCGGCGCTGCTCAGCCAGCTGGCTCGCGGCCACTACGCCGACACCGACAGCTACGTTGCGCACGCGCACCTCGGACGCTCGTCTCTTTCCACGCTTCTTGTGTCCACGCAGTAAGTgctttataatttcaaaatatcccACTCGATTTCAAACCGTAAGTACCTAGTAGTAGAGCATCTTTAAGGACGTAGGAGTAGGGACATTGGGATTGTTAGCGCCTAGAATCGAGGCTCCGGTAGTTAATAAGACCATCTTTCCTTCCATCGGAAAGACGTAAGCGTAAGACGAGGCACATGAGGTCGGACGACCATGTACTTCCGTGACGAGCCCAAAAGGTGCTGTGCAAGCGAGTTACTGATACGTGTTTAGAAGATCCCGGATCCTAACACCTGCTTAGGGTAGCCATCGAGAGTGTATTCTCTTGATGGATATAAAATCTCACACATTTAACCCGATCTCTCCCTACGGATTCCGGACTCTTACGATTTTATCCCtgctaacaaaaataaaaagaaggtaACAGTTAAGACGGTATCTGCATAAACAATCTATTGGAATTCAATAGCCATAGAGTAATTATTGATGCTAACACTTAGTGTATCTAAAGTTTTCTGCGAAACTACttgaccgattttaatttaacttctcACAGTAAGTATGTATAATCTCCGAGCCggtttttcaatattatttgtgCTCGTGGTAAATTTTTTAACCAATCAATACAGACACATTTTCCTGGTGCGCGCGGGTGGTGCCAAGGGCTGGCGCATCGAGTGGGTAGTCAAGCTCGACGACCTTCTAGGAGCGCCTGTGGCCAAGGATGGGAAACTCGTGCTGAGTGTAAAGCAGGTAAGTGTTTACTTAGTTCTCTCGCCTTTAGCCCGGCGTTGGGAAACGGCTTTGCCTACCCATGTTCCTTGGAAGACTTGCGGACTTGTAAAAATTGGCGATAATCTAGTGGTAGGGACTTCGGTTCCCTtgcggggggaccgagtttgatccccggcacgtgCCTCTAACTcttcggagctatgtgcattttaagaagtttaatataacttgattTTACGAAGCGGTGCGTTTaaagttattagaaaaaaatattatttctttaaatagtaCATCTAtattgtattttcttattagaCCAGCCACGTTTAAACAACTTTTCAAAATAAGTTTTCTTTAAAGTAGtagtgctttttgtgacggagctcgtccggggaaatactatcgtcatgcttatgtctgccgctaagcagcatttttgcaatgctgtgttccggtctgaaggacgtggttgccggtgtaataacaggcacggGAGGCTTTTATTACTATCTTATAACTGATTGATAAGTTCAACATTGGGTTCCCATTCGCGTAGTTCTCATTTGCCCTTTCTTTTTTAGCTTGGAatacataattgaaatatttccaGGACGAAATGGTGAACTACTTCTCAACGGACGAGAAGGTCATCGAGATAGCGGAGCCCGAGGTGCTCAAATGGCTCCAAGCCAAGATGGAGTGCGCGCTCATCCACGCTATGGAAGACAAGAGGTGTGCTGGTGACCAGTAGGAGATATGAGGGTATTGAGCTAGTTTAGCGGTGGAAATACGGGCTACTAAGGGTTACCATATCGAAGCTTTTCTGATTAACAACTGGTTATAGACAATAATTTACTGCCAGTTCACAAACCGGTCGCAAGATGTCGCGAACGGCATCATTCTTATGTGGTTGACATTTAATCAAAACTTCAGGAGAATGTGTGGAGCGCTCTTCTGGCATCAATGTTTCCTGAAAAGTACCTAGCTAGGTACAGTTTGAGTATTTTCAAAACAGGAGAAATGAGGGAAAGTGGATAAGTGAATAGAAGTTTTCTAGATCAGCGAGCCCGAACCTGTCCAACATGCATGAGAGTCGTCAAGCGAAAGTTTACGAAGTATATAAAAAGACGTGCCATCTCCTTCCAAGTTCCAACATTTGCGAAGAATAGCTATTTGTTATTATACAACTGTTGCTGTCAAAGTACAATGAAGGCGATCGTAGTTGGTATACTGTATATAACTTTCCGAGATAATTCTGGATGTATGCCtcaatatttaagtatatatcatatacAGGAAGTACACACTAGTTGGAAactaaagttgaaacaaaatcatatctatattatacatacatcAAACGATACCCATGGTAGCGCATTAAATATGCCAGTATTTCTACCACTagctagttatataaaattataagatttaaaaatgtatgtatccGTCTTTTTGAAGACATTATGATTAAAGATATCCCGCATGAGTCTAAGCACAAGAAATCATAGattatttcatactaattggcGCGTATTGATGATATAAAGCAAAAAGATACTCACATCTTTTTGTGTAAttgcttttaataaaaaggtattttatctataatattaaatgttaaaaagtgCGTAAGACTATCTACGTAAGACGTCCTGTGACTAACATTTGATAACTATACCGAGATATAAATGAACACTGATCTCTCATAGAAACCACTGGACTGGATGCCCTTATAATACAAATGACAGCTGAAATCTTGTCACCATTTAAAGCGCCACATTTGACATACGGAGTACACTGGAACTAATTTTACAGTTTAGTTCCTTGAACACGCATATTACAGTTTCACAACTTATCAATTGAAGATTAAAAAAAGAGTGACTACAGCATGCCCAGTGCTGGTAACAGACACACATGTAACTTGCTACCCCAAGCCACGCAACGCCACGCATGTTACTGTCAAATCTTAGTATTGTTTAAGCTAGAAACGTTACCAACATAACACCCAATTTGTAACATGACATCGGGTGTCAGGCCAGactacagcagggctagcacagagggggacaataattatatcccttgacaggGGATACAATTAGTGTCCACCTACTAAAGCACGGCGGCATGGAATATGGgaagttaacccccgtttattataacacacctccatggcgcaacggtgagcgctgggaatttaaataggaggtcacgggttcgatacccggcaggggcaatttgggaatttacattttctaaattttctctggtctggtctggtctggagggaggctttggccgtggctagttacaagcataccgacaaagacgagccgttAAGCGATCCagtgttctggtacgatgtcgcggagacaccgattaggggtttgactaccatactccctaacaggttagcccgcaaccatcttaggctgcatcatcacttaccaccaggtgagattgcagttaagggctgacttgaagtggaataagaAATACAtagatttagatattttttccacttatccgtcagtgctctgagagtagataaagaaaaaagataaaGGTGTTTTCGGGACGGCCACATGTGTCCGCGCGCACATATACGTGgaatatctttaattttactaggtatatttaaaaaagaaatatttataaaataaataatacaacttaaaaaaaattatgtaactaATACGGATCTgtgtaattatatatttgtgtacttacctaatgttaaaaaatttaaacgtaACAGTTGATTCGtgtctataataattatataatggcATGTTGTGAAGTTCGGCTGAAAGCAAATCTCTAAATTATACTAAATTGACAGATGTGAAACTAGTGCTGTCCtatttttcattaaactttGTGAAAATAAGATTACTACTTTCTGACTTGCTTACAGCCGAATTGGCAACATTGATGCTAATTCGTATGTTAACAAATCTCTTAaccaaactaaattgacaggtttaAAATTCAGCTATCCTTTTGTATCGGGTAGgtgcattgtaaaaaaaatagcactAAATTCTTTAAAACTTGTTCTTTAATTTAGTTCAGAGTTTTATTCACAACAATATTAGCACCATATCTATTTAGCAGATGCTCGCTACTATATTTTATCTACCGACCATAAATTATCACCACGATTGTAGCATCACGATTCAcgaattttgattattttaatcgaGATAGATAcgtaagaaagaaaaatcatcTGCAATTTATACCAAAAGACAAAACAAATCTTTTGCAATGAATTTGCTGAATGTAACTTTGTTCATAAAtgtaacatacagaaaccgtgtacacgattaatattgaagcatcaaaaaccactccattttagtagtgtttcttgaaaAGGTGGTTAGTCACTTATTTTACCTCTGATGTTCTAAAAGTTTAGCATAAAGCGGGGAAAATGGCAAAGTTTGTGTGCTGGCAACTTTACGCGGGTTTGAAGTAAGATGTGCGCGAGGccttttctttgtttttggacacaatccACTGTATGCAATAATTTCAGTGGACATAAGTTACTTTATCGataatttttttctgtggtCGTGCTTGGTCGTCGAGTATTTGCTATATAGGTATTCTCTGGTATTAGATTTAAGCCACGTTACGTAAACAGAGCGCTGACGGTAGAACTGCTCATAGGCCGATAAGCGCTCTTTTTACGTAACACTTAACATAAGAGTTAAATGCATGAATCCCTTTTCATACTAGGGTAGTAGGTATATAGATTTAATtgcatacataaaatatacaatatattgatattgcatacaaaaaatttcaaaggtaacgtttgacagcaaacACTGCAAGATCTACTGTCTGTCGCAAGTCTGTCGTGAGATAAGTAGTCACCCTGCCGAAACATTGAATGGAATGCACTGCCCTGGTATGTAAAAGGATTCATGCTGATTTTCTAGTCATTACGTTTAAGTTAAAATTGTGTCAAGTTGAGGAACTTTGtttttcaatgtaagtttgaCAGACAACTGATCaacaaagtgatattttaattaggtattaCCTTATTCTCTATGGTATTAAACACCGACAATGCCCCACGCACTTAGTGGTGGCAAACTTGGTCTTATGCTCTTTCCATTACCACCTGTCTGCTTATATATTCTGAATCTTGATGGATATGAAATTACGTAAGAAACTATCCAAAGTTGCTTGCGGAACGCCATGCAATATCTGGTATTTACAACCGAGTCAATTCAGTGTCTATGACTTCATATCAGTTTGCCACTGAGGTTAGGTTATGCAAATTGTTTGACAATTATCTACTTGTTCTAACGTAATTGCACATTTAGATAGATTAAGAAAATACCTGCAGGTTCACCGAGCAATGCGGATGCTTTTAGATACGCTGTTACGAAACTGTGAGACGTCAAACTTTGCACGTTGCAGCAGTGTGCGTTGCGTAGTGCTATAAGTATATAGTATAAGTACTTTACTTGGTCGCCACGGCCACATGCTGGCGAAACCGCAATGTACGCTAGTTCTAGCTATTAGCTAAGTCCCTTATTGATATACACTGCTTTAAAGGCAGTTAGTGATGCTTTGTAAGTACAAGAGCTGTCAAATCAACGTCAACAGTCAAAGTTACATTGCAAAACTCCCCAAATTGGCGGTAGTAACTAGGTGTTAGAACAAAGATGTTAGTACAGTCTAATTAAtgtaaatgattattttttttaagttcctaCTTAAccaaagttataataaatgtcgtcgCCTAGAATTCCTTACTTTACTATCATTTAGTAGTGCTACTACACCatagcatatttttaaaataatatgctatGGTGCTAATTATTCGGTTATAAACTAATCTCTAAAGTAAACAAAATTGACAgctctaaaaatagtgctactGTAAGATGTAAGATGTTTTTATGGTTAGATTTAGAGATTTGTTTGTTCAACCGCTTGAATTAGCACCGATATAAAATctatgtacttatatttttaaatcctagATAATACAACTCTATTGTATGTTGGCCtacatttcataaaatttatatatttacctatAATTATCATATATCatgtataaaatactttttccatttttataaaatgctaAATTCATAACTAATGATAAAACTACTTGCttgcataaaatatacaaatgccTTAGGTATCTGTAGGCTATATGGAAAACACGCGTCTACCAAATATCGCTTTATActtatattgaattaaaaaacaaaaagaaaattcttGTTGGGTGgttatcaacattttttttaattaactgtgaAACCTTTTCTAGTAGACCTGCTTTAGCTTGCATGCGAATTAGCACAAATGGTAATTCCAATGTACACAATGGTGCTAATTCGGTgtcatagaaatatatataatatatatgtagttctaaaaatatatctttatttttccaGAGGGAAAGTAGCAAAAATAATAGCTTTATATTTAGAACTGCCCATTTTGCTAATTTATGAGTTTTTAAACTGACAGCTCTAAAATTAGAGATTTccttttataaacacaatttatttatctaagacAAGGATGGCACTTTTCGGTCTGACAGCTTAGAGAAAAATTTGTATACAACCGAAATAGAACATTACTTATAACTGCTTAATACCTAAGCAGTAACATATAAAAAGGTTACACATAGGTACACACCCTAAACCAAAGAAAATAAAGCCAGATCAATCACCTAGGTATATGATTGCTATTCGTActtacataaatttatttaataatgttacatATTATGTCAGCGTAACTGTACTAAGGaatttgtaatgaaatatatttatttttgggaATTTTATTTGTCTGCATTTCAACGACGTTGATAGCTTACTGTGAatcgtaatattattattattaaatgttaataaatgttattgtaataaactttatttgaagCAAggcaattataaaatgtttcattCTTTTAtgcatttgtttaatttaaaacctGTGCAAGGCAACCCATAAAACACTGGTTTAAGAACTAAaacctaggaatctccttaattggatgcctagtgatttaggtgattccttaAAATAAACGTTTCGCGAACTCTTATGTAAAATCTAACGACATTAGGAGCAGTCTAAAGTTCACGACTCAGAATCATAGTACCGTTAATTCTAGAGGACTCGTTAACTGACGCCTACCCGATAAAAtgtaaaatcgtttttttttaataaccttaaatacataggaaaaattaaaaaatatgataatacaaacacaaaatactacaCCTTGTAttaagaaccatagacaagtttggttatatgaaaatttattagTTAAATCTCTTTATTATTCTTGTTCATGTCCTTGTTTGTTGCATATCTTTGTTCATCATTAATGAAAATGGGCAAAAACATCACTCTCCCAAAAGTTTAACGCTTAAGTATGTTGATAGAGATAATGAGGatccttattaataaaaacttctatcagataaataataataatttattttatattaaatttataaagcaaCAATATTCCAAATAATTATATACgtattgattttttaatattcaatcaGTACTTTCTCCACTAGAACTATAGTCGCAGACTAAAGAAATGTTTTGTTTGACTTCACTgttctttatattttcattttctattgtatcttcatttttattatttccactgaCTTCATTATTCTTAACTTCTCCTTGATCcttattttccattttttctttattttcacttTTACTTTCCTGAACCTTttcttcattattattaatattattcttacTTTCTGTTTCCAttttggcttcacttttggatgtatatttaaattcatcataattttttactttatctccTAGATTATTTGACTCATTACCATTTATTTCCCcttctataatattttcaacCTTTTTTCTTTTGACCATTATGCCTAGAGCATTTCTAGTTAAAGGTGCACACTTACTAAGCGATTCCTCTTTTTTCAATCCGCCAAAGCTGGTTAAAAGTCCACTGGAGCTTGGTAAAGCTGGAGTGTTAAGTATTTTGTTTCTGGTAATATTCTGTGACTCTTCACTACTCTGTGAGGGTCTTAGAGAGAGAAGGGAGGCCATATTTCTGTCATCTTCAGACTCTGGTAAGAGATGGATGTTGAGAGAAGATTTGGCTAGCAGTAACCCGTCGTTGACTGCAGATTCTTCAAGCTCTTTTCTTcttttctgtaatttttgaaaattatttttataacaaggACAAATAAGATAATTTGTTTGTGTAATGACGATTGTCAAATGTTAATGCTACTCGTAATTACTAACAGTTCAACagctttaaaagtaattaaattaaaaaatattttgcttcaAAATCGTTGAGGCATTCTTTTCTGATGCAGACTGCTCAACTAGCAGGTTCAATGATTTAAGTACACTTTATGTATAGACTGAGAATGTATTCACCCTAGTTTGCACCAACATGCCTGAGTTACCAGTTACTACTACTCATCATAATGGAAACATcttatatgtatgaatgtatgaatgcttcataggTGCCTACACCTGTGTGCCTGTGCTTCatgaataaatctttttttttttaaatttggaagaGGTTCTAGTTGCAGGTGAAGTTAGGCAAGTATAATTTAACTGCATGTATGTGATCTAATCTCAGAAACACCCGAGATACATAAAAACCTAAAACATACCCTAAAATTCCTTCTTAGACCACAGTTTGCCTCATAGTCATCCTTCCACACTGATTCGTTTCTGCCAACTAGTCTGTTAATCCGGGGTTTGTCCTGTTTGCTGACATCCTCATCTCCTACTTTGTGTTCCAATTTAAACA from Pararge aegeria chromosome 15, ilParAegt1.1, whole genome shotgun sequence encodes the following:
- the LOC120630087 gene encoding coiled-coil domain-containing protein 130 homolog; this encodes MGERKGQNLYYPPDYDPTVGGLNKFRGTHALRERARKLHMGILIIRFEMPYNIWCDGCKNHIGMGVRYNAEKTKIGMYYTTPVYQFKMKCHLCNNHFEIKTDPANLDYVIVSGARRQENRWDPTENGQIVPETKETQKRLFDDAMFKLEHKVGDEDVSKQDKPRINRLVGRNESVWKDDYEANCGLRRNFRKRRKELEESAVNDGLLLAKSSLNIHLLPESEDDRNMASLLSLRPSQSSEESQNITRNKILNTPALPSSSGLLTSFGGLKKEESLSKCAPLTRNALGIMVKRKKVENIIEGEINGNESNNLGDKVKNYDEFKYTSKSEAKMETESKNNINNNEEKVQESKSENKEKMENKDQGEVKNNEVSGNNKNEDTIENENIKNSEVKQNISLVCDYSSSGESTD